The following are from one region of the Jatrophihabitans telluris genome:
- a CDS encoding glycoside hydrolase family 15 protein yields MDVEGATWPPAESASSGVKAVPIADYGFLSDGETTALVSPGGSVDWMCLPRLDSASVFGAALGRHAGSFRIAPSDVSVPAARRYLPGTMVLETSWGTATGWIIVRDVLVIGPWRHEQEFSHTHRRTPTDYDAEHILLRTIRCVSGEVQTVMECEPVMDYGRKFVRWNYTDHVYHQATATAEGSDIELTLTTDMRIGLEGGQATARTMLRQGDVRYVALSWGSKAPPLDYADAYSRLVWTAHHWQHWLARGRFPDHPWRSYLQRSALTLKGLTYAPTGAIAAAATTSLPETLGGERNYDYRYTWIRDATFALWGMYSLGFDWEAVDFFSFIADLAESGDELQIMYGIGGERDLAEYTLDHLPGYANSRPIRIGNAASTQHQHDVWGALLDSVYLHSKAADHLDGRIWPILSKQVNAALKHWQEPDAGIWEVRGELQHFTSSKIMCWVAVDRGAKLASMIGQEAEAAQWELAAEEIKQDILSHGVDDRGVLTQSYGNSALDASLLLAPLVRFLPADHPVIRATVLAIADELTVDGLVLRYRVEQTDDGFTGEEGSFTICSFWLVSALSEIGEHTRARELCAKLLSLAGPLELYAEEIDPHTGHHLGNFPQAFTHLALINAVLHVISHEDGS; encoded by the coding sequence ATGGACGTCGAAGGTGCCACCTGGCCACCAGCTGAAAGCGCTTCCTCAGGGGTGAAGGCCGTCCCCATCGCCGACTATGGATTCCTCTCCGACGGCGAGACGACGGCGCTGGTCTCACCCGGTGGGTCGGTCGACTGGATGTGCCTACCGCGCTTGGATTCAGCCAGTGTCTTCGGTGCCGCACTCGGGCGCCACGCGGGCAGCTTCCGGATCGCACCGTCGGATGTGTCCGTGCCCGCGGCCCGGCGCTACCTGCCCGGGACGATGGTCCTGGAAACCAGCTGGGGCACCGCGACCGGATGGATCATCGTGCGCGATGTTCTGGTCATCGGACCATGGCGGCACGAGCAGGAGTTCTCCCACACCCACCGCCGCACTCCCACCGACTACGACGCCGAGCACATCCTCCTGCGCACCATCCGGTGCGTGTCCGGAGAGGTGCAGACGGTCATGGAATGTGAACCGGTGATGGACTACGGCCGCAAGTTCGTCCGCTGGAACTACACCGATCACGTGTACCACCAGGCGACGGCCACCGCCGAGGGATCTGACATCGAGCTGACCCTGACCACCGATATGCGGATCGGACTGGAAGGGGGCCAAGCCACCGCGCGGACAATGCTCCGCCAGGGCGACGTCCGCTACGTCGCTTTGTCGTGGGGTTCGAAGGCGCCCCCGCTGGACTACGCCGACGCCTACTCACGCCTGGTCTGGACCGCCCACCACTGGCAGCACTGGCTCGCGCGCGGCCGGTTCCCGGATCACCCCTGGCGCTCCTACCTGCAGCGCAGCGCGCTCACACTCAAGGGGCTCACCTACGCCCCGACCGGGGCGATTGCCGCCGCGGCGACGACCTCGCTACCCGAGACGCTGGGCGGGGAACGCAACTACGACTACCGCTATACGTGGATCAGGGACGCAACGTTCGCGCTGTGGGGCATGTACTCCCTCGGCTTCGACTGGGAGGCCGTCGACTTCTTTTCCTTCATCGCCGACCTGGCCGAGTCCGGCGACGAACTGCAGATCATGTACGGCATCGGAGGTGAGCGGGACCTGGCCGAGTACACCCTCGATCACCTGCCCGGTTACGCCAATTCGCGGCCGATCCGGATCGGCAACGCGGCCAGCACGCAACACCAACACGACGTGTGGGGCGCGCTGCTGGACTCGGTCTACCTGCATTCCAAAGCGGCCGATCACCTGGACGGGCGTATCTGGCCGATTCTCAGCAAGCAGGTCAATGCCGCACTCAAGCACTGGCAGGAACCCGACGCCGGTATCTGGGAGGTGCGTGGCGAACTCCAGCACTTCACTTCCTCGAAGATCATGTGCTGGGTTGCAGTGGACCGAGGCGCCAAGCTGGCTTCGATGATCGGCCAGGAGGCAGAGGCGGCCCAATGGGAACTGGCCGCGGAGGAGATCAAGCAGGACATCCTCAGCCATGGAGTCGACGACCGCGGCGTGCTGACTCAGTCCTACGGCAACTCCGCCCTGGACGCTTCGCTTCTGCTCGCGCCGCTGGTCCGCTTCCTGCCGGCCGACCATCCCGTCATCCGCGCCACGGTGCTCGCGATTGCTGACGAACTGACCGTCGACGGACTCGTCCTGCGCTACCGGGTCGAGCAGACCGACGACGGATTCACCGGTGAAGAAGGCTCGTTCACGATCTGCTCGTTCTGGTTGGTGTCGGCGCTGTCGGAGATCGGCGAGCACACCCGCGCGCGCGAACTGTGCGCGAAGCTGTTGTCGCTGGCCGGCCCCCTGGAGCTCTACGCCGAGGAGATCGACCCACACACCGGGCACCACCTCGGCAATTTCCCCCAGGCGTTCACTCACCTGGCGTTGATCAACGCGGTCCTGCACGTGATCTCGCACGAGGATGGGTCATAG
- a CDS encoding zinc-binding dehydrogenase: MRAVLLEAFGAPPQLREVPDPPCADDGVVVRVEATGLCRSDWHGWLGHDPDIRLPHVPGHELAGTIVEAGAEVTRFAVGDRVTVPFVCGCGRCSECVSGNPQTCRNQQQPGFTYWGSFAELVALPWADLNLVRVPDTVDLPTAASLGCRFATAYRGVRQVAQVQPGETVAVFGCGGVGLAAVMIAAAAGAHVIAVDPSSAARALAAEFGARTVLDPDGIAEAVRELTYGGADVAVEALGAAGVVGPALASLRPRGRLVQIGLLPGEVTLDLSSVVSRELRWLGSHGIATATYPALLDEIGSGLLDPSRLITRHISLDETPDALAAMSHPGPAGITVIHPHQR; the protein is encoded by the coding sequence ATGCGCGCTGTCCTGTTGGAGGCGTTCGGAGCACCGCCCCAGCTGCGTGAGGTGCCGGATCCGCCCTGCGCGGACGACGGGGTCGTAGTGCGGGTCGAAGCCACCGGCCTTTGTCGCAGCGACTGGCACGGCTGGCTCGGCCACGACCCCGACATCCGGCTGCCGCACGTCCCAGGACACGAACTCGCCGGAACCATCGTCGAAGCCGGGGCGGAAGTGACGCGCTTCGCGGTCGGCGATCGGGTCACCGTGCCCTTCGTCTGCGGGTGCGGTCGATGCTCTGAGTGCGTGTCCGGAAATCCCCAGACCTGCCGCAACCAGCAACAACCCGGTTTCACCTACTGGGGATCGTTTGCCGAGCTCGTCGCCCTGCCCTGGGCTGACCTCAACCTCGTTCGGGTGCCCGATACCGTCGACCTTCCGACCGCCGCCAGCCTCGGGTGCCGGTTTGCCACCGCGTACCGCGGAGTACGACAGGTCGCCCAGGTCCAGCCGGGAGAAACGGTCGCGGTATTCGGCTGCGGCGGGGTGGGTCTGGCCGCGGTGATGATCGCCGCGGCGGCAGGCGCACACGTCATCGCCGTGGATCCATCTTCCGCGGCTCGGGCCCTGGCCGCCGAATTCGGTGCCCGCACGGTTCTTGATCCGGACGGCATCGCGGAGGCCGTGCGGGAGCTGACCTACGGGGGAGCCGACGTGGCCGTCGAGGCGCTGGGCGCCGCCGGAGTCGTCGGACCGGCGCTGGCGTCCCTGCGGCCTCGAGGGCGTCTCGTACAGATCGGCTTGTTGCCCGGCGAGGTGACACTGGACCTGTCCAGCGTGGTCAGCCGCGAGCTTCGCTGGCTGGGCAGTCACGGAATCGCTACCGCGACGTATCCAGCTCTACTCGATGAGATCGGAAGCGGTCTGCTTGATCCGTCTCGCCTCATCACGCGGCACATCAGCCTCGACGAGACGCCGGATGCCCTCGCTGCGATGTCTCACCCCGGACCGGCGGGCATCACGGTGATCCATCCGCATCAGCGCTGA
- a CDS encoding DUF3152 domain-containing protein: MRPHAIRAALSVSGVVLAATGAVVVALASHTSQPAGAASGTVRFTYVVRGMHNSSSLSTFASLAAQTYADPRGWSLGGSVTLSRVNQGGDFTLWLAAAADVPSFGSPCDSSYSCTVGRDVIINESRWLGATAPWKSAHGSLSDYRHMVLNHETGHWLGFGHSFCGGPGQLAPVMQQQSISLQGCRFNPWPLASERRALAGRLHVVIRTGQPVGAWDSATVGVGRIRFTGWALDPDTTKPVTIKVTVDGTAHRIVAAEVRTDVARAYPSAGSHHGFSYSLTIRPGRHRACLTALNTLGPGASTRLGCRSVVVSASPVGVLDPVRTSAGHIEVTGWAIDPDTTRAIRVHVYVDQLGMSLGADRKRASVGAAYPHYGPDHGFALYTVVPVGPHRVCAYALNAAGAGTTKRLGCQSVTVTGG; this comes from the coding sequence ATGAGACCTCATGCGATCCGCGCAGCCCTCTCCGTAAGCGGTGTCGTGCTCGCTGCGACGGGGGCGGTGGTGGTGGCGCTGGCCTCGCACACTTCCCAGCCCGCGGGGGCCGCGAGCGGGACAGTGCGATTCACCTATGTCGTCAGAGGCATGCACAACAGCAGTAGCCTCAGCACGTTCGCGAGCCTGGCGGCGCAGACCTATGCCGATCCCCGGGGATGGAGTCTCGGTGGTTCGGTGACGTTGAGCAGGGTGAACCAGGGTGGTGACTTCACTCTGTGGCTGGCTGCTGCGGCGGACGTCCCGAGCTTCGGATCCCCCTGTGACAGCAGCTATTCGTGCACGGTCGGTCGTGATGTGATCATCAATGAGAGCAGGTGGTTGGGCGCGACTGCGCCCTGGAAGAGTGCCCACGGCTCGCTGAGTGACTACCGGCACATGGTCCTCAACCACGAGACGGGGCATTGGCTCGGCTTCGGCCATTCCTTCTGTGGCGGACCCGGGCAACTGGCGCCGGTCATGCAGCAACAGTCGATCTCGCTGCAGGGATGCCGCTTCAATCCCTGGCCACTGGCATCTGAACGGCGGGCGCTTGCCGGGCGGTTGCACGTCGTCATTCGTACCGGCCAGCCGGTGGGAGCGTGGGACTCGGCCACGGTCGGCGTGGGCCGCATCCGGTTCACCGGATGGGCGCTGGATCCGGACACCACGAAGCCGGTCACGATCAAGGTCACGGTGGACGGGACGGCGCACCGAATCGTTGCGGCCGAGGTCCGAACGGATGTGGCGCGCGCCTACCCGTCGGCGGGCAGCCATCACGGTTTCAGCTACTCGCTCACGATCAGGCCGGGCCGACACCGTGCCTGCCTGACGGCCTTGAACACGTTGGGCCCGGGTGCATCGACGCGGTTGGGATGTCGGTCGGTCGTGGTGAGCGCGAGTCCGGTGGGCGTTCTTGATCCTGTCCGGACGTCGGCCGGCCACATCGAAGTCACGGGATGGGCAATCGATCCGGACACGACCCGGGCGATTCGCGTACACGTCTACGTCGACCAGCTCGGTATGTCGCTCGGGGCCGACCGCAAACGCGCCTCGGTAGGCGCGGCCTATCCGCACTACGGGCCGGATCACGGATTTGCGCTGTACACGGTGGTTCCGGTCGGGCCGCACCGGGTGTGCGCCTACGCCCTCAACGCCGCCGGTGCGGGCACGACCAAGCGCCTGGGTTGCCAGTCGGTGACGGTCACCGGCGGATGA
- a CDS encoding LLM class flavin-dependent oxidoreductase, translating to MNDNVELGLDTFGDLSTGPDGQSSSYAEVIREVVAQGVLADQLGIDYFGVGEHHRDDFALSAPDIALAAIAAQTTRIKLGTSVTVLSSDDPVRVYERFATLDAVSNGRAEVTVGRGSFTESFPLFGFDLDSYETLFEEKLQLLAQLRAEGPTSWSGTVRGALTGQRVFPTTEAGALPIWVGVGGSPESVVRAAGYGLPMMLAIIGGAPARFAPFAELYRRATLEFGHGVMPLGVHSPGFVAPDDESARRTLFPYMKANRDRIGRERGWAPLTYEAFVADIEHGALHVGSPETVAGKIADTITTLGLSRFDLKYSAGPMPHSLLRQTIELYGTEVIPRVRKLLADR from the coding sequence ATGAACGACAACGTCGAGTTGGGCCTGGATACCTTCGGCGATCTCAGTACCGGGCCTGACGGACAGAGCTCCAGCTATGCGGAGGTTATCCGCGAGGTCGTCGCTCAGGGTGTGCTTGCCGATCAGCTGGGCATCGACTACTTCGGGGTGGGCGAGCATCATCGTGACGACTTCGCCCTTTCAGCGCCGGACATTGCGCTCGCGGCGATTGCCGCCCAGACCACACGGATCAAGCTGGGGACGTCGGTCACGGTACTGAGTTCCGACGATCCGGTGCGCGTCTATGAACGGTTCGCCACGCTCGACGCCGTGTCGAACGGACGGGCGGAGGTAACCGTCGGCCGTGGCTCGTTCACCGAGTCCTTCCCCCTGTTCGGCTTCGATCTGGACAGCTACGAGACGCTGTTCGAGGAGAAGCTCCAGCTACTGGCTCAGCTACGAGCCGAGGGCCCGACATCCTGGTCGGGAACGGTCCGCGGAGCCCTTACCGGGCAACGGGTGTTCCCGACGACCGAGGCCGGCGCACTGCCGATCTGGGTCGGGGTCGGTGGCAGTCCCGAGTCGGTGGTGCGCGCCGCGGGGTACGGGCTACCCATGATGCTCGCGATCATCGGCGGAGCGCCGGCACGATTCGCACCCTTCGCCGAGCTGTACCGTCGCGCAACGCTGGAGTTCGGTCATGGCGTCATGCCGCTCGGCGTGCACTCCCCCGGCTTCGTCGCCCCCGACGACGAGAGCGCTCGACGGACACTTTTCCCCTATATGAAAGCCAATCGTGACCGGATCGGCCGAGAGCGAGGCTGGGCCCCGCTGACGTACGAGGCGTTCGTGGCTGACATCGAGCACGGCGCGCTGCACGTCGGCAGCCCGGAGACAGTCGCGGGCAAGATCGCCGACACGATCACGACGCTGGGGCTTTCACGCTTTGACTTGAAGTACAGCGCCGGACCGATGCCGCACTCGCTGCTTCGCCAGACAATCGAGCTCTACGGAACTGAGGTGATTCCACGCGTCCGCAAGCTGCTCGCCGATCGCTGA
- a CDS encoding vitamin B12-dependent ribonucleotide reductase: MTEVVQSGSEGATASKSASKPAAPKAAKPAGRPAQAFSPNGLAVDRIYTTAGAHPYDEIEWERRDIVMTNWRDGSINFEQRAVEFPTSWSVNAANIVTTKYFRGAVGTPQRETSLRQLIDRVVLKYRAAGEEHGYFRSAADAEVFEHELTWMLVHQVFSFNSPVWFNVGTTSPQQVSACFILAVDDTMDSILNWYREEGLIFKGGSGAGLNLSRIRSSKELLHSGGTASGPVSFMRGADASAGTIKSGGATRRAAKMVVLDIDHPDIVEFVETKAREEDKIRVLRDAGFDMDLGGVDITSVQYQNANNSVRVSDDFMRAVEEGTEFGLRARSTGETIETVDAKDLFNKVAKAAWECADPGIQYDDTINDWHTNPESGRINASNPCSEYMSLDNTSCNLASLNLMKFLTDEDTFDSEKFVKAIELIITAMDISICFADFPTEAIGVNTRAYRQLGIGYANLGALLMATGRGYDSEGGRTLAAAITSLMTGTAYRRSAELAAVVGPYDGFARNAEAHARVMRKHAAANDAVRSVHPADKSVLAFATEQWSKGNELGAKNGWRNAQASVLAPTGTIGLMMDCDTTGIEPDLALVKFKKLVGGGSMQIVNQTVPRALRVLGYQQEQVEAIVEYIAEHGHVQDAPGLKLEHYDVFDCAMGQRAIKPMGHVRMMAATQPFLSGAISKTVNLPETATVEEIADVYFQGWKLGLKALAVYRDNCKVGQPLSAGKSAKVDEKVETATSKVVEYRPIRKRLPKSRPSQTVSFAVGGAEGYMTAGSYPDGGLGEVFLKLGKQGSTLAGVMDAFSIAVSIALQHGVPLETYVSKFTNMRFEPAGMTDDSDIRMAQSIVDYIFRRLALDYLDFDTRSSMGIHTAEERARELETGSYAPIEDEVSEDELESLAQSAPVAESKIESKPVELKLTDSSKAHSSTELMESLLGSSADAPLCMNCGTKMQRAGSCFVCEGCGSTSGCS, translated from the coding sequence ATGACCGAGGTTGTCCAGAGCGGTTCAGAAGGCGCCACCGCGTCGAAGTCCGCAAGCAAGCCCGCCGCCCCCAAGGCCGCCAAGCCGGCCGGACGGCCGGCTCAGGCCTTCTCGCCGAACGGGCTGGCTGTCGACCGCATCTACACCACGGCCGGTGCGCACCCCTACGACGAGATCGAGTGGGAGCGCCGCGACATCGTCATGACCAACTGGCGTGACGGCTCGATCAACTTCGAGCAGCGCGCCGTGGAGTTCCCTACGTCGTGGTCGGTCAACGCGGCGAACATCGTCACCACCAAGTACTTCCGCGGCGCCGTCGGCACGCCGCAGCGGGAGACTTCCCTTCGCCAGCTCATCGACCGGGTGGTGCTGAAGTACCGCGCGGCCGGCGAGGAGCACGGGTACTTCCGGTCGGCCGCCGACGCCGAGGTCTTCGAACACGAACTCACCTGGATGCTGGTTCACCAGGTGTTCAGCTTCAACTCCCCGGTGTGGTTCAACGTCGGCACGACCTCACCCCAGCAGGTTTCGGCCTGTTTCATCCTGGCCGTCGACGACACCATGGACTCGATCCTCAACTGGTACCGCGAGGAGGGCCTGATCTTCAAGGGCGGTTCCGGGGCGGGCCTGAACCTGTCGCGAATCCGTTCCTCGAAAGAACTGCTCCACTCCGGCGGCACGGCTTCCGGCCCGGTCAGCTTCATGCGCGGTGCCGACGCGTCCGCCGGAACGATCAAGTCCGGTGGCGCAACCCGGCGTGCGGCGAAGATGGTGGTCCTCGACATCGATCACCCTGACATCGTCGAATTCGTCGAGACCAAGGCGCGCGAGGAGGACAAAATTCGCGTCCTGCGCGATGCCGGGTTCGACATGGACCTCGGTGGCGTCGACATCACGTCGGTTCAGTACCAGAACGCGAACAACTCGGTCCGGGTATCGGACGACTTCATGCGTGCGGTCGAGGAGGGCACCGAATTCGGTCTGCGTGCCCGCAGCACCGGCGAGACGATCGAGACCGTCGACGCCAAGGACCTGTTCAACAAGGTCGCCAAGGCGGCGTGGGAATGTGCCGACCCCGGCATCCAGTACGACGACACGATCAACGACTGGCACACCAACCCCGAGTCCGGGCGGATCAACGCGTCCAACCCGTGCTCGGAGTACATGAGCCTGGACAACACGTCGTGCAACCTGGCCTCGCTCAACCTCATGAAGTTCCTGACCGACGAGGACACCTTCGACTCGGAGAAATTCGTCAAGGCCATCGAACTGATCATCACCGCGATGGACATCTCGATCTGCTTCGCCGACTTCCCGACCGAGGCGATCGGCGTCAACACCCGGGCCTACCGCCAGCTGGGCATCGGCTACGCCAACCTCGGTGCATTGCTGATGGCCACCGGCCGCGGCTACGACTCGGAAGGTGGCCGCACCCTCGCAGCGGCGATCACCTCACTGATGACGGGCACCGCCTACCGCCGGTCGGCCGAACTTGCCGCTGTGGTCGGTCCGTACGACGGATTCGCCCGCAACGCCGAGGCGCACGCACGCGTGATGCGCAAGCACGCCGCCGCCAACGACGCAGTCCGTTCGGTGCACCCGGCGGACAAGTCGGTCCTCGCCTTCGCGACCGAGCAGTGGAGCAAGGGCAACGAGCTCGGTGCGAAGAACGGGTGGCGCAACGCCCAGGCTTCGGTGTTGGCGCCGACCGGCACCATCGGGCTGATGATGGACTGTGACACCACCGGCATCGAGCCCGACCTTGCCCTGGTCAAGTTCAAGAAGCTCGTGGGTGGCGGCTCGATGCAGATCGTGAACCAGACGGTTCCACGCGCTCTGCGCGTTCTGGGCTACCAGCAGGAGCAGGTCGAGGCCATCGTCGAGTACATCGCCGAGCACGGGCATGTGCAGGACGCCCCTGGTCTGAAGCTGGAGCACTACGACGTCTTCGACTGCGCCATGGGCCAGCGCGCGATCAAGCCGATGGGCCACGTGCGGATGATGGCGGCCACCCAGCCGTTCCTCTCCGGCGCCATCTCCAAGACCGTCAACCTGCCCGAGACGGCCACGGTCGAGGAGATCGCGGATGTCTACTTCCAGGGTTGGAAGCTCGGCCTGAAGGCACTGGCCGTCTACCGCGACAACTGCAAGGTCGGCCAGCCACTGTCTGCAGGCAAGTCCGCCAAGGTGGACGAGAAGGTCGAAACAGCCACGAGCAAGGTGGTCGAGTACCGCCCGATCCGCAAGCGCCTGCCGAAGTCGCGCCCGTCGCAGACCGTTTCCTTCGCCGTCGGTGGTGCCGAGGGTTACATGACTGCCGGCTCCTACCCCGACGGGGGGCTCGGCGAGGTCTTCCTCAAGCTCGGCAAGCAGGGATCGACGCTGGCCGGTGTGATGGATGCCTTCTCCATCGCGGTGTCGATCGCGTTGCAGCATGGCGTGCCACTGGAGACCTACGTCTCGAAGTTCACCAACATGCGCTTCGAGCCGGCCGGTATGACCGACGACTCCGACATCCGGATGGCGCAGTCGATCGTCGACTACATCTTCCGGCGGCTGGCGCTGGACTACCTGGACTTCGACACCCGTTCCTCCATGGGGATTCACACCGCGGAGGAACGAGCGCGCGAGCTGGAAACCGGTAGTTACGCACCGATCGAGGATGAGGTAAGTGAGGACGAACTCGAGTCCTTGGCCCAGTCAGCGCCGGTAGCCGAGTCCAAGATCGAGTCGAAGCCGGTTGAATTGAAGCTGACCGACTCCAGCAAAGCGCACAGCTCCACCGAGTTGATGGAATCGCTGCTCGGGTCGTCGGCTGACGCTCCGCTGTGCATGAACTGCGGCACGAAGATGCAGCGCGCCGGGTCCTGCTTCGTCTGCGAAGGGTGCGGTTCCACCAGCGGCTGCAGCTAG
- the nrdR gene encoding transcriptional regulator NrdR codes for MRCPYCRHPDSRVVDSREQDEGQVIRRRRSCPECGKRFTTVEEATLAVIKRSGVTEPFSRQKVVSGVRRACQGRPVDEDALAQLAQTVEETIRATGCAEIPAPEVGLAILGPLRELDEVAYLRFASVYQAFSSIDDFEKAIGDLRADRSPPAL; via the coding sequence ATGCGTTGCCCCTACTGCCGACACCCTGATTCTCGGGTGGTCGACTCCCGCGAACAGGATGAAGGCCAAGTCATCCGCCGTCGTCGGAGCTGTCCGGAGTGCGGCAAGCGATTCACGACGGTCGAGGAGGCCACCCTCGCCGTCATCAAGCGCAGCGGTGTCACCGAGCCGTTCAGTCGCCAGAAGGTCGTAAGCGGAGTTCGGCGTGCCTGCCAAGGTCGCCCGGTCGACGAGGATGCCCTGGCCCAGTTGGCTCAGACGGTCGAGGAGACGATTCGCGCCACCGGATGCGCCGAGATCCCGGCACCGGAGGTTGGGCTCGCCATCCTGGGACCGTTGCGCGAACTGGACGAGGTTGCCTATCTGCGCTTCGCCAGCGTCTACCAGGCCTTCTCCTCCATCGACGATTTCGAGAAAGCCATCGGTGACCTGCGGGCCGACCGATCACCGCCCGCCCTCTGA
- a CDS encoding LysM peptidoglycan-binding domain-containing protein, which translates to MSVAPDLPPIVHIPARARRSCAPQQRAQHLSLVAPVAVPAPVRTPARTPGRPRPTHEVPIRSLSRGAAAARARRTPVWEDLNQAVPPARTPLRLTGRGVAVVAALIGLLAGAMLLVAAMSSSAAPTAPVVPASVTVHSGDTLWSIANEIAPAQDPRGVVDNLMARNHLTSTSLTPGQTLKVR; encoded by the coding sequence ATGTCGGTCGCACCCGATCTTCCCCCGATCGTGCACATCCCCGCCCGGGCCCGTCGTTCGTGCGCGCCGCAACAACGCGCTCAGCACCTGTCGCTCGTCGCCCCCGTTGCCGTACCCGCGCCGGTCAGAACGCCCGCCAGAACCCCCGGCCGGCCCCGCCCGACCCACGAGGTCCCGATCCGGTCGCTGTCCCGCGGCGCCGCCGCCGCACGAGCGCGGCGCACCCCGGTGTGGGAGGACCTCAATCAAGCGGTCCCGCCGGCACGAACCCCGCTACGCCTGACCGGCCGCGGTGTGGCGGTCGTCGCCGCGCTCATCGGCCTACTGGCAGGTGCGATGCTGCTTGTCGCGGCTATGTCCTCATCCGCCGCACCGACTGCCCCCGTGGTCCCGGCATCGGTCACGGTGCACTCCGGGGACACTCTCTGGTCGATCGCGAACGAGATCGCTCCCGCCCAAGATCCTCGCGGCGTGGTCGACAACCTGATGGCGCGCAATCACCTGACCTCCACCTCGCTTACGCCTGGGCAGACCCTCAAGGTCCGGTAG
- the lexA gene encoding transcriptional repressor LexA, with the protein MAKKPTDRTATSISADSGPGGRAAAQPARGRPTNDQLAALSSDNDLRDGLTARQRIILKIIKDAVDKRGYPPSMREICEEAGLASTSSVSHQLTVLEQKGFIRRDPNRPRALEIRPPEDLQLYGNRNFSGLDYDDAENSGRPTPVLVPVVGRIAAGGPILAEQIVEDVFPLPRTVVGDGELYMLKVQGDSMIDAAITDGDWVVVRQQQAAENGEIVAAMIDGEATVKTFRRRDGHAWLLPQNPAYSPIPADDAQILGRIVAVLRKV; encoded by the coding sequence GTGGCCAAGAAACCGACGGACCGAACAGCGACCAGCATCTCGGCCGACTCCGGGCCCGGGGGCAGGGCCGCGGCCCAGCCGGCCCGAGGTCGACCCACCAACGACCAGTTGGCTGCCCTTTCCAGCGACAACGATCTACGGGACGGCCTGACCGCCCGGCAGCGCATCATCCTCAAAATCATCAAGGACGCGGTCGACAAGCGCGGCTACCCACCGAGCATGCGGGAGATCTGTGAGGAGGCTGGCCTCGCCTCGACCTCGAGCGTGAGCCATCAGCTCACCGTGCTGGAGCAGAAGGGTTTCATCCGTCGCGACCCCAATCGTCCGCGTGCCCTGGAGATCCGCCCGCCCGAGGACCTTCAGCTCTACGGAAACCGCAATTTCTCGGGGCTGGACTACGACGACGCCGAGAACTCCGGCCGTCCTACTCCCGTGCTCGTCCCCGTGGTGGGCCGGATCGCGGCCGGCGGCCCGATTCTGGCCGAGCAGATCGTGGAGGACGTGTTTCCGCTGCCACGAACCGTGGTCGGCGACGGCGAGTTGTACATGCTCAAGGTTCAAGGCGACTCGATGATCGACGCTGCGATCACTGACGGTGACTGGGTCGTGGTGCGCCAACAACAGGCTGCTGAGAACGGGGAGATCGTCGCCGCCATGATCGACGGCGAGGCTACGGTCAAGACGTTCCGACGCCGAGACGGTCACGCGTGGCTGCTCCCCCAGAACCCCGCTTACTCCCCCATCCCTGCGGACGACGCCCAGATTCTCGGGCGCATCGTCGCCGTGCTGCGCAAGGTCTGA
- the tatA gene encoding Sec-independent protein translocase subunit TatA codes for MGAAGFDRPTTWMVIAIAALVLFGYKKLPDMSRSVGRSLRIFKSEMKGLNEDDAARDNKAEAAPPTVAVNPEPTVAVPPVAAPAAPVVVPPTVVAPVPVAPAPVAPPAGVPAAVPPASAQPAESQPTSGPTA; via the coding sequence ATGGGTGCCGCAGGATTCGACCGCCCGACCACGTGGATGGTGATCGCCATCGCCGCCCTGGTTCTGTTCGGCTACAAGAAGCTGCCCGACATGTCCCGTTCGGTGGGACGTTCGCTGCGCATCTTCAAGTCCGAGATGAAGGGTCTGAACGAGGACGACGCCGCTCGCGACAACAAGGCCGAGGCGGCACCGCCCACGGTCGCGGTGAATCCGGAGCCCACCGTCGCGGTTCCCCCCGTGGCCGCACCCGCCGCGCCGGTTGTGGTGCCTCCGACCGTCGTCGCGCCGGTGCCCGTCGCCCCAGCGCCCGTAGCCCCGCCCGCCGGCGTTCCCGCTGCGGTGCCACCAGCGTCCGCGCAACCTGCCGAGTCGCAGCCGACGTCCGGCCCCACCGCCTGA